Proteins from a genomic interval of Sporolactobacillus sp. Y61:
- a CDS encoding SHOCT domain-containing protein, which translates to MKKIHKAKQMLDAGIISDEEFSKIKAKLIVQM; encoded by the coding sequence TTGAAGAAAATTCATAAGGCAAAACAAATGCTTGACGCAGGAATCATCAGCGATGAGGAATTTTCCAAAATCAAAGCCAAGTTGATTGTACAGATGTAA
- a CDS encoding type I restriction endonuclease subunit R translates to MSAADNFTEDVLEKACIEICQELGYEYQSGPDIACDGRSPEREDYKGVLLENRLRDALFRINPEIPREALDDAWRQVITFNNPSLAENNHYFHQLLTEGIEVSFKEHGLIRTKRVYLIDVAQPERNDFLVVNQFTILGLEKRRPDLILFINGLPLVVVELKSASDDNVGIENAYNQIQTYKKDIEDLFNYNAFCIISDGINARAGTITSNLERFMNWRSADGQHVEPLSVPQYETLFRGMLSPSRLLDIITHFILFQTSSSENYDRSGKKLGAKKSLIKILAAYHQYFAVKKAIEKTKIATSATGNRKIGVVWHTQGSGKSFTMVFYAAALVRQLNNPTIVVITDRNDLDDQLYTTFAKSQEILRQEPRQANVRKLSEEQKKAQTGENTHEVNGLYDLLNDRVSGGIIFTTIQKFKPEDGGMPVLTDRRNVIIIADEAHRSQYGLEAKTNLKTGNVKFGYAKYMRDALPNASYIGFTGTPIEFEDKSTPAVFGNYIDIYDMTRSVEDKATVKIYYENRIIKLDANDDVLKSLDDEFDEITEGQEEVERERIKAKWSRLEAVVGSPNRIRKLAADIVQHFEAKEKEMAGKAMIVCMSRRICVDLYDAIVRLRPDWHSDDVDKGKIKVVMTGSAADNERLQKHVGGKQRRDILAKRMKDVNDPLKIVIVRDMWLTGFDVPSLNTMYIDKPMKGHNLMQAIARVNRVFKDKEGGVVVDYIGILESLKKALNQYTDSDRKNTGIDTSAAIAVMEEKFEIVKGMFHGFDYSGYFEKSPVKRLRAITGGMDFILGKGDKDQKDYIQYATELGKAHGLCAATEQGKAIALEVGFFKAVKASLVKLKHRDTSDLAKKTIEQRVSQMLERSIISEDVIDVFDTLGLKQPEISLLDEQFLQEVKTMKTRNLAREMLKKLLEGEIKTMGRTNLVKSELFSEKLRRSLNKYRNQSITNAEVIEELIRMANEIRQMGADEAKLGLNRDEIAFYYALSKDQVVRKFYTDDTLKKIAQELTNTIRKNVTIDFNIREQAQAMMRIHIRRLLKKYHYPPEQAKAALDTVMKQVNLMSSNEAPDAETYDGMLVAEDRETYKKDRD, encoded by the coding sequence GCCTGATCCGGACGAAACGCGTCTATCTTATCGATGTCGCGCAACCTGAACGGAATGATTTTCTGGTCGTCAATCAGTTTACCATTCTTGGATTGGAAAAAAGGCGGCCGGATCTGATTTTATTCATCAACGGTTTACCGCTGGTTGTCGTTGAATTGAAATCCGCTTCCGATGACAATGTTGGAATTGAAAATGCCTACAACCAGATTCAGACCTATAAAAAGGACATTGAGGATCTGTTCAATTACAATGCCTTCTGCATTATTTCCGACGGGATCAATGCCAGGGCGGGGACCATCACTTCCAATCTGGAACGGTTCATGAACTGGCGCAGCGCCGATGGTCAGCATGTGGAACCGCTGTCGGTCCCGCAGTATGAAACACTGTTTCGCGGCATGCTGAGCCCGTCACGTCTTCTGGATATCATCACGCACTTCATTCTTTTTCAGACGTCCAGTTCAGAAAATTACGATCGCAGCGGAAAGAAGCTCGGTGCTAAAAAATCGCTGATTAAGATTTTGGCAGCATATCATCAATATTTTGCCGTGAAGAAAGCGATTGAGAAGACAAAGATCGCCACCAGCGCTACAGGAAACCGGAAGATTGGGGTCGTCTGGCATACTCAGGGATCCGGGAAAAGTTTTACGATGGTCTTCTATGCGGCAGCACTGGTCCGGCAACTGAATAATCCAACCATTGTCGTGATCACCGACCGTAATGATCTTGATGATCAGCTCTACACAACGTTCGCCAAATCTCAGGAGATCCTGAGACAGGAACCCAGACAGGCCAATGTCCGCAAGTTAAGTGAGGAGCAGAAGAAGGCTCAGACCGGCGAGAATACGCACGAGGTGAACGGACTCTACGACCTGCTCAACGACCGCGTGTCCGGCGGAATCATTTTCACAACCATTCAGAAGTTCAAACCGGAGGATGGCGGGATGCCGGTGTTAACCGACCGGCGTAATGTGATTATTATTGCTGATGAAGCCCATCGCAGTCAGTATGGTCTCGAAGCGAAGACGAACCTGAAAACCGGAAACGTGAAGTTCGGTTACGCCAAGTATATGCGTGATGCCCTGCCGAACGCTTCCTATATCGGTTTTACCGGGACGCCGATTGAGTTTGAAGATAAATCGACGCCGGCTGTTTTCGGTAATTACATAGATATTTACGATATGACCCGTTCGGTAGAGGATAAGGCAACGGTTAAAATTTATTATGAAAACCGGATTATCAAGCTTGACGCCAATGATGATGTGCTTAAGAGCTTGGATGATGAATTTGACGAGATCACCGAGGGTCAGGAAGAGGTCGAACGGGAGCGGATCAAGGCAAAATGGTCCCGTCTCGAAGCCGTGGTCGGCTCGCCGAACCGGATCAGGAAGCTGGCGGCAGATATTGTCCAGCACTTCGAAGCCAAAGAAAAAGAAATGGCCGGAAAAGCGATGATCGTCTGCATGAGCCGGCGCATCTGCGTTGATCTGTACGATGCCATTGTCAGGCTGCGTCCGGACTGGCACAGCGATGATGTGGATAAGGGAAAAATCAAAGTGGTCATGACGGGCAGTGCGGCCGACAATGAACGGCTGCAGAAGCACGTCGGCGGCAAGCAGCGCCGCGACATTCTTGCGAAACGGATGAAGGATGTGAACGATCCGCTGAAAATCGTGATTGTCCGTGATATGTGGCTGACCGGGTTTGATGTGCCTTCGCTGAACACGATGTACATCGATAAACCGATGAAGGGACATAACCTGATGCAGGCGATTGCCCGCGTCAATCGCGTGTTCAAGGATAAGGAAGGCGGCGTCGTTGTCGATTATATCGGGATCCTTGAAAGCCTGAAAAAAGCATTGAATCAATATACAGACAGTGACCGGAAGAATACCGGGATCGATACCTCGGCGGCCATTGCGGTCATGGAAGAAAAGTTCGAGATTGTCAAAGGCATGTTCCATGGCTTCGATTACAGCGGTTATTTTGAAAAATCACCGGTGAAACGGCTGCGGGCGATTACCGGTGGTATGGATTTTATCCTCGGGAAAGGTGATAAGGACCAGAAGGACTATATTCAGTATGCGACGGAACTGGGGAAGGCCCACGGGCTGTGCGCGGCCACAGAACAGGGCAAGGCGATTGCCCTGGAAGTCGGCTTCTTTAAAGCAGTAAAAGCCAGCCTGGTAAAACTCAAGCATCGGGATACAAGCGATCTGGCGAAGAAAACGATTGAACAGCGTGTCAGCCAGATGCTGGAGCGTTCAATCATTTCAGAAGACGTAATCGACGTATTTGATACCCTGGGCCTGAAGCAGCCGGAAATTTCCCTGCTTGACGAACAGTTTCTGCAGGAAGTCAAGACGATGAAGACGAGAAATCTTGCCCGGGAAATGTTGAAGAAACTGCTCGAAGGTGAGATCAAAACCATGGGCCGCACGAACCTCGTCAAATCCGAATTGTTCTCGGAGAAGCTGCGGAGATCGCTGAACAAGTACCGCAATCAATCGATCACCAATGCTGAAGTCATTGAAGAACTGATCCGAATGGCTAATGAAATCCGGCAAATGGGTGCAGATGAAGCCAAACTTGGCTTAAACAGGGATGAAATCGCCTTTTACTACGCCCTCTCTAAAGATCAGGTTGTCCGTAAATTCTATACGGACGACACACTGAAGAAGATTGCGCAAGAACTGACCAACACGATCCGTAAAAATGTTACCATTGATTTCAACATCCGTGAACAGGCTCAGGCCATGATGCGGATTCATATCCGTCGACTGCTGAAAAAGTATCATTATCCGCCGGAACAGGCAAAGGCTGCACTTGACACCGTGATGAAGCAGGTCAACCTGATGTCAAGCAACGAAGCACCCGATGCCGAGACATATGACGGGATGCTCGTAGCAGAAGACCGAGAAACTTATAAAAAAGATCGGGATTGA